A region of Sulfurimonas sp. DNA encodes the following proteins:
- a CDS encoding DUF6394 family protein, which produces MDWGKVIYVFFSLMSLTSIAGFLYEHSAVALFVAGSLNLVSTVLKIGVRNLLSAELLASSLVADLHLIPAFIYLEVIGNLEWAIALTIGALIANLFSVGLIYIESSKIHDEY; this is translated from the coding sequence ATGGATTGGGGTAAAGTTATTTATGTGTTTTTCTCTTTAATGAGTTTAACATCAATCGCGGGATTTTTATATGAGCATAGTGCTGTTGCACTTTTTGTTGCAGGAAGTTTAAATTTAGTTTCAACAGTATTAAAAATAGGAGTAAGAAATTTACTCTCAGCTGAACTTTTAGCTTCATCTTTAGTTGCAGATTTACACTTGATTCCAGCATTTATATATTTGGAAGTTATTGGAAACTTAGAATGGGCTATTGCTTTAACAATAGGAGCTTTAATTGCTAACTTATTTTCAGTAGGACTTATTTATATAGAGAGTTCAAAAATTCACGATGAGTATTAG
- the secD gene encoding protein translocase subunit SecD yields MKLNYRIVIFALAIIFGLFFSAPSLLQLQDGKKVTLGLDLQGGLHMLLGVKTEEATKSRIKSIAASIKHFSERNDILVDELKFDESSITFSLLDSDDVKQMQEFLSEIDGSDISVNAETFSLSLTPQEIVRTEKLAIDQAIETIRNRLDQFGLAEPVVARQGEEKILVQLAGIKTQEEEQRARELISRAAKLELMAIDEARNARVGVMSVSDAAAYGDIILEDVKDSNRKYLVREIPILDGGMLTDASMGFDQSNRPLINFKLNAEGAEIFGDFTGKNVGNRLAVVLDGKVYSAPNINERIGGGSGQISGNYTVMEAKDLAIALRSGALLAPIYLMEKRSVGPSLGYDSIKASMIALIGGFVLVIIFMVVYYRMAGVIANIALIANLFIILSVMSLFGATLTLPGMAGIVLTVGMAVDANVIISERIRELIYQGKSIHKAIEEGYANAMRAILDANITTLIAAVVLYAYGTGAIKGFAITISIGILASMLTAILGTHGIYEMLESKIQKSKNNRFWFGIKG; encoded by the coding sequence ATGAAGCTTAATTACCGTATAGTCATTTTTGCTTTAGCAATAATTTTTGGTCTGTTTTTCTCAGCACCATCTCTACTTCAACTCCAAGATGGCAAAAAAGTCACTTTAGGTCTTGATTTACAAGGTGGACTGCATATGCTTCTTGGTGTAAAAACTGAGGAGGCTACTAAATCTCGTATAAAATCAATCGCAGCAAGTATAAAACACTTTAGTGAAAGAAACGATATTTTAGTAGATGAGTTAAAATTTGACGAATCATCTATAACTTTTTCACTTTTAGACAGTGATGATGTAAAGCAGATGCAAGAATTTTTAAGCGAAATAGATGGCTCAGATATCTCCGTTAATGCTGAAACATTTTCTTTAAGCTTAACACCCCAAGAGATTGTAAGAACTGAAAAGTTAGCAATAGATCAAGCGATAGAAACTATCAGAAATAGACTTGACCAATTTGGTCTAGCTGAACCAGTAGTCGCACGGCAAGGTGAAGAAAAAATCTTAGTTCAATTAGCTGGAATCAAAACTCAAGAAGAAGAACAACGAGCAAGAGAACTTATTTCTCGCGCAGCAAAGCTTGAACTAATGGCAATAGATGAAGCTAGAAATGCTAGGGTTGGTGTTATGAGTGTTTCAGATGCCGCTGCATATGGCGATATAATTTTAGAAGATGTAAAAGATTCAAATAGAAAATACTTAGTTCGTGAAATTCCTATCTTAGATGGAGGTATGCTAACAGATGCATCTATGGGATTTGATCAAAGTAATAGACCTCTTATTAACTTTAAATTAAATGCTGAGGGTGCTGAAATTTTTGGAGATTTTACAGGCAAAAATGTTGGAAATAGACTAGCAGTAGTTTTAGATGGTAAAGTTTATTCTGCTCCAAATATTAATGAGCGTATTGGTGGAGGAAGTGGTCAAATTTCTGGAAACTACACAGTTATGGAAGCAAAAGATTTAGCAATTGCTCTTCGTTCTGGTGCTCTATTAGCTCCTATTTATCTTATGGAAAAACGCTCTGTTGGTCCAAGTTTGGGTTATGATAGTATTAAAGCTAGTATGATTGCTTTGATTGGTGGTTTTGTTTTAGTAATTATCTTTATGGTAGTTTATTATCGTATGGCAGGTGTTATTGCAAATATTGCACTTATAGCAAACTTGTTTATTATCTTGTCAGTAATGAGTCTATTTGGTGCAACTCTTACTCTCCCTGGTATGGCTGGGATTGTCTTAACTGTCGGTATGGCGGTAGATGCTAATGTTATTATTTCTGAGAGGATAAGGGAGTTGATTTATCAAGGTAAATCAATTCATAAGGCTATAGAAGAGGGTTATGCAAATGCAATGAGGGCTATCTTAGATGCTAACATTACAACTCTTATAGCAGCAGTTGTTCTTTATGCTTATGGAACTGGTGCTATTAAAGGTTTTGCAATAACTATTAGTATTGGTATCTTAGCATCTATGCTTACTGCAATTTTAGGTACTCATGGCATCTACGAAATGTTAGAATCAAAAATACAAAAATCAAAAAACAACCGTTTTTGGTTTGGGATTAAGGGTTAA
- the yajC gene encoding preprotein translocase subunit YajC, whose amino-acid sequence MDIITQLAPFIFLIAIMYFVIIRPQQKEAKTRKAMLAALSKGDKVYTNGGFVVVIQKVEENILSVKLNDDVIVRISRDAIAKKYEDEA is encoded by the coding sequence ATGGATATTATAACTCAATTAGCACCGTTTATATTTTTAATAGCGATCATGTATTTCGTGATTATTCGCCCACAACAAAAAGAGGCAAAAACAAGAAAAGCAATGTTAGCAGCTTTATCAAAAGGTGATAAAGTTTACACTAATGGTGGCTTTGTCGTAGTTATTCAAAAAGTTGAAGAAAATATTTTAAGCGTTAAATTAAATGATGATGTAATCGTTAGAATCTCAAGAGATGCAATAGCTAAGAAGTATGAGGATGAAGCTTAA
- the leuS gene encoding leucine--tRNA ligase: protein MEYNSQLIEKKWQDYWAEHKSFEPSEDFTKEKKYILSMFPFPSGRLHMGHVRNYSISDAFARFHRQLGKNVLHPIGFDSFGMPAENAAIKNNANPKTWTYDNIDYMKGEFKSLGFSFSKTRELATSDELYTKFEQGFIIDMFESGLLYREKGLLNWCPHDQTVLANEQVVDGCCWRCDTPIVKKDMNQYYFKITKYADELLDSLKKLDGGWPKQVLTMQENWIGKSNGLAFDLFFDESSLSVLNNEFKNFDVFTTRPDTIYGVSYTALAPEHKIVTYMIENKLLSHDVISQIKDMKNTSSIDRQKEKKGISLGLNVIHPLTGKKVPVWIANFVLMDYGSGAVMAVPAHDDRDFDFAKKYSLEINAVINPKEGEHDFSASAFTDAGILFNSAEFDGLNSKKSQYNIIKYFEENKIGQKTTNYKLKDWGVSRQRYWGAPIPFVHCDSCGLVMEKKENLPIALPADVEITGEGNPLDKHPTWKHCKCPECGKDAVRETDTMDTFVESSWYFLRFCASEANWEQEAFSKEQIKYWMGVDQYIGGIEHAILHLLYARFFTKVFRDLGYIDFDEPFDNLLTQGMVLKDGAKMSKSKGNTVDPDAIIQKYGADTARLFILFAAPPTQELEWNDNAVEGAYKFIKRFSDRSSHIVKTDNIPSIEHATLSKDEKYARKKVYEALVRANEVYNEKYTFNTLIAGSMEAMNALNAQSNSDVWSEGFWILSSILEPIIPHICWEISETYFTLNNLNSQKVLDEVFVEDSITLGVSINGKRRCEIEIATDESKENIISIAKEKAEKWLEGKTIVKEIVIPKKLVNLVIKG from the coding sequence TTGGAATATAACTCACAACTTATAGAAAAAAAATGGCAAGATTATTGGGCAGAACATAAAAGTTTTGAGCCAAGCGAAGATTTTACAAAAGAAAAAAAATATATACTAAGTATGTTCCCTTTTCCAAGTGGAAGACTCCATATGGGGCATGTTAGAAATTATTCTATAAGTGATGCTTTTGCGCGTTTTCATCGTCAACTTGGAAAAAATGTACTTCATCCGATTGGTTTTGATAGTTTTGGAATGCCTGCTGAAAATGCTGCTATTAAAAATAATGCTAATCCAAAAACATGGACTTATGACAACATAGATTATATGAAAGGTGAGTTTAAATCATTAGGTTTTTCCTTTTCAAAAACAAGAGAACTTGCGACTAGTGATGAACTTTACACTAAGTTTGAACAAGGTTTTATTATCGATATGTTTGAGAGTGGACTTCTTTATCGTGAAAAAGGTTTACTAAACTGGTGCCCACATGATCAAACAGTTTTAGCAAATGAGCAAGTAGTAGATGGTTGTTGTTGGAGATGTGACACGCCAATAGTCAAAAAAGATATGAATCAGTATTATTTTAAAATAACAAAGTATGCTGATGAACTTCTTGACTCGTTAAAAAAACTTGATGGCGGATGGCCAAAACAAGTTTTAACTATGCAAGAAAATTGGATAGGAAAATCAAATGGTCTCGCCTTTGATCTTTTCTTTGATGAGAGTTCGTTATCAGTTTTAAATAATGAATTTAAAAACTTTGATGTTTTTACAACTCGTCCTGATACTATTTATGGAGTAAGTTATACAGCTTTAGCGCCTGAACATAAAATAGTTACTTATATGATTGAAAATAAACTTTTAAGTCATGATGTTATATCTCAAATAAAAGATATGAAAAATACATCATCAATAGATAGACAAAAAGAAAAAAAAGGAATCTCTCTAGGACTAAATGTGATTCATCCATTAACGGGCAAAAAAGTACCAGTTTGGATTGCTAATTTTGTTCTTATGGATTATGGCTCTGGAGCTGTTATGGCTGTTCCTGCCCATGATGATAGAGATTTTGATTTTGCGAAAAAGTACTCATTAGAAATTAATGCAGTTATTAACCCAAAAGAGGGTGAACATGATTTTAGTGCATCTGCATTTACAGATGCTGGAATACTTTTTAATTCAGCAGAATTTGATGGACTTAATTCTAAAAAATCTCAATACAATATTATTAAATATTTTGAAGAAAATAAAATAGGTCAAAAAACTACAAACTATAAATTAAAAGATTGGGGTGTTTCTCGTCAGAGATATTGGGGTGCTCCTATCCCTTTTGTTCATTGTGACTCTTGTGGTTTGGTAATGGAGAAAAAAGAAAATCTTCCTATTGCACTTCCAGCGGATGTTGAGATAACAGGAGAAGGAAATCCTCTTGATAAGCATCCAACTTGGAAACATTGTAAATGTCCAGAGTGTGGTAAAGATGCTGTTCGTGAAACAGATACAATGGATACTTTTGTTGAGTCTTCTTGGTATTTTTTACGCTTTTGTGCATCTGAGGCTAACTGGGAACAGGAAGCTTTTTCAAAAGAGCAGATAAAGTATTGGATGGGTGTTGACCAGTATATTGGTGGTATTGAACATGCCATTTTGCATTTGCTCTATGCACGATTCTTTACTAAAGTTTTTCGTGATTTAGGTTATATTGATTTTGATGAACCGTTTGACAACTTATTAACTCAAGGTATGGTTTTAAAAGATGGTGCTAAGATGAGCAAGTCAAAAGGAAATACAGTTGACCCAGATGCCATCATACAAAAATATGGGGCTGATACGGCAAGACTTTTTATACTTTTTGCTGCTCCTCCAACACAAGAGTTAGAATGGAATGATAATGCAGTAGAAGGAGCATACAAATTTATAAAAAGATTTAGTGATAGAAGTTCACATATTGTTAAAACTGATAATATTCCTTCAATCGAACATGCTACTCTTTCTAAAGATGAAAAATATGCAAGAAAGAAAGTTTATGAAGCCCTTGTAAGAGCAAATGAAGTATATAATGAAAAATATACTTTTAATACTTTAATAGCAGGATCAATGGAAGCAATGAACGCGCTTAATGCTCAAAGTAATTCAGATGTATGGAGTGAAGGTTTTTGGATTTTAAGTTCGATTTTAGAGCCAATTATTCCGCATATTTGTTGGGAAATAAGTGAAACATATTTTACTTTAAATAATTTAAACTCTCAAAAAGTTTTAGATGAAGTTTTTGTAGAAGATTCTATTACTTTAGGTGTTTCAATAAACGGAAAAAGAAGATGCGAGATAGAGATAGCTACTGATGAATCAAAAGAAAACATCATATCTATTGCCAAAGAAAAAGCTGAAAAATGGTTAGAAGGCAAGACAATAGTAAAAGAAATAGTTATTCCTAAAAAACTTGTTAACTTGGTTATAAAAGGTTAA
- the lptE gene encoding LPS assembly lipoprotein LptE gives MKYLLTFLILITLTSCGYRPSSKLSKGVMGEKISTSIIISAQDPENTVIIKDAVDQAVIEVFQASLCKKSESDTHLALSIATPSYTPIVYDSDGFVIGYRMSVTLSIIRYHSGLSKKYTASGTYDFTVAANAVVTDQERFEAIGFSASKAIRSFVAQVSAEGARAKK, from the coding sequence ATGAAGTATTTGTTAACTTTTTTGATTCTTATAACTCTTACATCTTGTGGTTATAGACCAAGTTCAAAACTATCAAAAGGGGTTATGGGAGAGAAGATAAGTACGAGTATTATTATATCTGCTCAAGATCCTGAAAATACTGTGATTATTAAAGATGCAGTTGATCAAGCAGTCATAGAAGTTTTTCAAGCATCTTTGTGTAAAAAGTCAGAATCTGATACACATTTAGCTTTAAGTATTGCCACTCCATCATATACTCCTATTGTTTATGATTCAGATGGTTTTGTTATTGGTTATAGGATGAGTGTAACTTTGAGTATAATTAGGTATCATAGCGGATTAAGTAAAAAGTATACAGCTTCAGGAACATATGATTTTACTGTGGCTGCAAACGCTGTAGTGACTGACCAAGAGAGGTTTGAGGCTATTGGTTTTAGTGCATCAAAAGCGATTCGTTCATTTGTTGCTCAAGTTTCAGCAGAAGGTGCAAGAGCTAAAAAGTAA
- the secF gene encoding protein translocase subunit SecF — protein sequence MEFFRYTRTFNFMGKSKFAMILSVAIVLASFALLATKGLNYGVDFAGGTIVQVKYDTPAPIKEMREKLKGNKIFSGASITEFGSPDEVIIRMKSTSGSVTVDIGDMTREALKGTGNFEIRRVDIVGPTVGAELKEKGMMSLVLAMFGILIYVAFRFEWRFAVASIIALIHDISLALGAITLVGLDVNLDVLAALLTILGYSLNDTIIVFDRIREGVTSSKNTDLTEIINESVTRTLARTTLTSLTTFFVVFTLFMFGGEIIHAFAFTLLVGVVVGTYSSVFVASPILLWFGFDVKAYHVKLAAKTKREAEKQRMRDQYESGVM from the coding sequence ATGGAATTTTTCAGATATACAAGAACCTTTAATTTTATGGGTAAGTCTAAGTTCGCAATGATTTTGTCAGTAGCAATTGTTTTAGCTTCTTTTGCTCTTTTAGCTACAAAAGGTCTTAATTACGGTGTTGATTTTGCTGGTGGTACTATAGTACAAGTTAAGTATGATACACCTGCTCCAATCAAAGAGATGCGAGAGAAATTAAAGGGTAATAAAATCTTTAGTGGAGCGTCTATTACAGAATTTGGCTCTCCTGATGAAGTCATTATTCGCATGAAGAGTACAAGTGGAAGCGTTACGGTAGATATCGGTGATATGACAAGAGAGGCCCTAAAGGGGACAGGAAACTTTGAGATTCGCCGTGTGGATATTGTTGGTCCAACAGTTGGAGCAGAGTTAAAAGAAAAAGGTATGATGTCTTTAGTATTAGCTATGTTTGGCATCTTGATTTATGTAGCCTTTAGATTTGAGTGGCGTTTTGCTGTTGCATCTATAATAGCACTAATACATGATATATCTTTAGCTTTAGGTGCTATTACATTGGTAGGCTTAGATGTAAACTTAGATGTATTAGCAGCACTTCTGACTATTTTAGGTTATTCACTTAACGATACTATCATTGTATTTGACCGTATTCGTGAAGGTGTTACAAGCTCAAAAAATACAGACCTAACGGAAATTATTAATGAGTCAGTCACAAGAACACTAGCAAGAACAACTCTAACTTCACTTACAACATTCTTTGTTGTATTTACGCTATTTATGTTTGGTGGTGAGATTATTCACGCTTTTGCATTTACACTTCTTGTAGGTGTTGTTGTAGGTACATACTCATCAGTTTTTGTTGCATCTCCTATACTTCTTTGGTTTGGATTTGATGTAAAAGCTTACCATGTTAAACTGGCAGCCAAAACAAAAAGAGAAGCAGAAAAACAGCGCATGCGTGATCAGTACGAGTCTGGAGTGATGTAA